From a single Nostoc sp. MS1 genomic region:
- a CDS encoding NifB/NifX family molybdenum-iron cluster-binding protein, with product MKIAFATSDRINVNAHFGWAQEIDVYEISESGYEFLETLSFNQEVSQPTEDTTQKESGCKHGKSDCKKAKKEEAVKPKAKDGESNDKVAQKIAALSDCTIVYVASIGGTAAAKLIKKGVMPVKPRSDKEDITYLLNKLLQTLKDNPPPWLRKALQQDREEVVV from the coding sequence ATGAAAATAGCATTCGCTACAAGTGACAGGATAAATGTCAATGCTCACTTTGGCTGGGCGCAGGAAATTGATGTTTATGAAATTTCAGAGAGTGGTTATGAATTTCTCGAAACTCTCTCCTTTAATCAAGAAGTTTCTCAGCCTACTGAAGATACAACGCAAAAAGAAAGTGGGTGCAAACACGGGAAGAGTGATTGTAAAAAAGCGAAAAAGGAAGAAGCTGTAAAACCGAAAGCCAAAGATGGCGAAAGTAATGATAAAGTGGCTCAAAAGATAGCGGCTTTATCTGACTGTACAATTGTGTATGTAGCTTCAATCGGTGGTACTGCTGCTGCTAAGTTGATTAAAAAAGGTGTAATGCCAGTTAAACCCCGTTCAGACAAGGAGGATATTACTTATCTTTTGAATAAGCTCTTACAAACTTTAAAAGATAATCCTCCACCTTGGTTACGTAAGGCTCTACAACAAGATCGGGAAGAAGTTGTTGTATAA
- a CDS encoding ferritin-like domain-containing protein → MLHTTSLQREASTAQNYSQTNYWQTKRRLRSLIDNYLATEKLHDRLQDLLIQFTNPQARPWQPIDWQAINRNQIIGIEPEIFLSILIGAMDTEAPIRDYTQTSRQYLEKLHPQMARFVGGIVSKNDELQEIGLWEKEERQHTPALIKIYTQLTGEKITPKHRVVRGYLPTDDPHEDLYRHGLHRVATEYSATCLYLWLMAHTTGALQEVLEELTKDEINHMTKFWGFGVWAYPDTGLIRVTNTLIKTRSQTYQRNNLIRTLRRMMGTLNWNAWTYTNKATLLYTFTYTMHRLWKWHNSLTPEYLNSILG, encoded by the coding sequence ATGCTTCATACCACCAGCTTACAGAGAGAAGCATCGACAGCACAAAACTACTCCCAGACTAACTATTGGCAAACAAAGCGTCGGCTTCGTTCCCTAATAGATAACTATCTTGCTACTGAAAAACTACATGACCGCCTGCAAGATTTACTGATACAATTTACTAATCCTCAAGCTCGTCCTTGGCAGCCTATTGATTGGCAAGCCATTAACCGCAATCAAATTATTGGTATAGAACCAGAAATATTTTTATCTATCTTAATAGGTGCAATGGACACAGAAGCACCCATTCGTGATTACACCCAAACCAGTCGCCAGTATTTAGAGAAATTACATCCGCAGATGGCGCGGTTTGTTGGTGGAATAGTTAGTAAAAATGACGAACTTCAAGAAATTGGTTTGTGGGAGAAAGAAGAACGTCAACACACACCCGCGTTAATCAAAATTTACACCCAACTAACGGGTGAAAAAATTACCCCCAAACACCGCGTTGTCAGAGGCTACCTACCTACAGATGATCCTCATGAAGACTTATATCGCCACGGCTTACACCGCGTAGCCACAGAATACAGTGCAACCTGCCTTTACCTGTGGCTAATGGCTCATACAACAGGCGCACTCCAAGAAGTTCTCGAAGAACTAACTAAAGACGAAATCAACCACATGACCAAATTTTGGGGCTTTGGAGTTTGGGCTTACCCCGATACTGGACTAATACGAGTAACAAACACTCTCATCAAAACCCGTTCCCAAACCTATCAACGCAACAACCTCATCCGTACCCTCCGCCGCATGATGGGTACACTCAATTGGAATGCTTGGACTTACACCAACAAAGCCACCTTACTATACACCTTCACCTACACTATGCACCGCCTCTGGAAATGGCACAATAGCCTCACCCCAGAGTATCTCAACAGTATCCTGGGTTAG
- a CDS encoding esterase/lipase family protein — protein MPLPTIIIPGYLESAIAYQQLAALLAKSGFPTITVPLRRRDWFPLIGGRTVAPIIQQLNHTVKQALQEHNATQVNLIGHSAGGWISRIYLGEKPYPATGKLQSLWNAHSSVATLITLGTPHISQERWTRWNLDFVNNNYPGAFYKNVRYVCVAGKTIYGERRRGSWLAYSSYQQTCGIGNTWGDGITPITSAHLAGAENLTIEGVKHSPRSPGIWYGSPEALKNWVEYLS, from the coding sequence ATGCCATTACCTACCATTATCATCCCTGGATATCTAGAAAGTGCGATCGCCTATCAGCAACTAGCAGCATTATTAGCAAAATCAGGCTTTCCCACAATTACAGTACCTCTAAGACGGCGGGACTGGTTTCCCTTAATTGGTGGTAGAACCGTCGCGCCCATTATACAGCAACTCAACCACACCGTCAAACAAGCTTTACAAGAACATAACGCTACTCAAGTTAACTTAATTGGTCACTCTGCCGGCGGTTGGATTTCGCGTATCTATCTTGGTGAAAAGCCTTATCCAGCAACGGGTAAGCTACAATCTCTCTGGAATGCCCATTCATCAGTTGCCACTCTCATTACCTTGGGTACACCCCACATCAGCCAAGAACGCTGGACACGCTGGAATCTTGATTTTGTCAACAACAACTACCCCGGAGCCTTTTACAAAAATGTGCGTTACGTTTGCGTAGCGGGGAAAACCATCTATGGTGAAAGGCGGCGCGGTAGTTGGTTAGCTTACAGCAGTTATCAGCAAACTTGCGGCATAGGTAATACTTGGGGCGACGGTATCACACCAATTACATCAGCTCATCTAGCAGGCGCAGAGAATTTAACTATTGAGGGTGTCAAACATTCCCCCAGAAGCCCCGGTATTTGGTACGGTTCACCAGAAGCTTTGAAAAACTGGGTGGAGTATTTAAGTTGA
- the petE gene encoding plastocyanin, which produces MKFIAASLRRFSLAVLTVLLVVSSFAVFTPSAAAETHTIKLGSDKGLLVFEPAKLTIKAGDTVEFVNNKVPPHNVVFDAALNPSKSADLAKSLSHKQLLMSPGQNVTTTFPSDAPAGDYTFYCEPHRGAGMIGKITVAG; this is translated from the coding sequence ATGAAATTTATTGCGGCAAGCTTGCGGCGCTTTAGTCTAGCTGTATTAACCGTTCTTTTAGTTGTTAGCAGCTTTGCTGTGTTTACACCCTCTGCTGCGGCAGAAACACACACAATCAAACTAGGTAGCGATAAAGGTCTGTTAGTATTTGAACCTGCAAAATTGACAATCAAGGCAGGCGACACAGTGGAATTTGTAAATAACAAAGTTCCTCCACATAATGTTGTGTTTGATGCTGCTCTCAACCCATCTAAGAGTGCTGATTTAGCTAAGTCTTTATCTCACAAACAGTTGTTAATGAGTCCTGGTCAAAATGTAACCACCACCTTTCCATCAGATGCACCCGCAGGCGACTACACTTTCTACTGTGAACCTCACCGTGGCGCTGGTATGATTGGTAAAATCACCGTTGCAGGCTAA
- a CDS encoding magnesium transporter CorA family protein, with the protein MLILLTFSQNHLELFSCKDVDTVLKRIDNSHNIWLRCINFRDRTGTAKIVNYFQLDPSRTDMIFNRSIIGVDEDIEDCLFDGYEILTHQIKNREFQVARGSIVLGRNFIITFEIIEIKVLTILINNIQKRIIDIQEWGVDYILYLIFKDILNNYHTIFDYISRQLDDLEDEVLANSADETTYHKIAAMRQSTRSGRRNFQNIKSLVARMNYEDFQWISQPVKALFNQELVYKVDNLWQEYQALRAWMSELMEIQRDNIASKTSERINRLTILSSIFLPITFITGFYGMNFQHMPELEQPWAYPAVIVIILLIVFGSITFAKQQRWL; encoded by the coding sequence ATGCTAATTCTTTTAACATTTTCTCAAAATCACCTTGAATTATTCTCATGTAAAGATGTTGATACGGTTTTGAAGAGAATCGATAATTCTCATAATATTTGGTTGCGCTGTATTAACTTCCGCGATCGCACTGGAACTGCCAAAATTGTCAACTACTTTCAACTCGATCCATCTCGTACCGATATGATTTTCAACCGTTCCATTATAGGAGTTGATGAAGATATTGAAGATTGTTTATTTGATGGTTATGAAATTTTAACTCATCAAATAAAAAACCGAGAGTTTCAAGTGGCTCGTGGCAGTATTGTATTGGGTAGAAACTTTATTATAACGTTTGAAATCATAGAAATAAAAGTTTTAACTATATTAATCAATAATATTCAAAAGCGAATTATAGATATTCAGGAATGGGGAGTTGATTACATCCTATATTTAATTTTTAAAGATATTCTGAATAATTACCATACTATATTTGATTATATTTCTCGACAACTAGATGATTTAGAAGATGAAGTTTTAGCTAATTCTGCTGATGAGACAACTTATCATAAAATTGCTGCCATGAGGCAATCCACTCGTTCTGGTCGGCGTAATTTTCAAAATATCAAGTCTCTTGTAGCTCGGATGAACTATGAAGATTTTCAATGGATTAGTCAGCCAGTAAAGGCATTATTTAATCAAGAATTAGTTTATAAAGTTGATAATCTCTGGCAAGAATATCAAGCTTTGAGAGCTTGGATGTCAGAGTTAATGGAAATTCAACGTGATAATATTGCTAGTAAAACTAGTGAGCGTATTAATCGTTTAACTATCCTTTCAAGTATATTTTTACCAATCACTTTTATTACTGGTTTTTATGGAATGAATTTTCAACATATGCCAGAACTAGAACAACCTTGGGCTTATCCGGCTGTGATTGTGATTATCTTATTAATTGTGTTTGGTAGTATTACGTTTGCTAAACAACAGCGATGGTTATAG
- the psbV2 gene encoding photosystem II cytochrome PsbV2, whose protein sequence is MLRQFFARLLILPICLMVYCSSNLQANAATIDPYIVRYLHITEPITLDVDEQGNQRLFSPQELSLGKKLFESNCINCHVGGATLPDPQVSLSLEKLQAASPRRDLLDNLVAFMRQPMTYDGTQETYWCRQLSPSSVSQQQVESLAAFVLTAAQKAPGWGTDSF, encoded by the coding sequence ATGCTACGTCAATTTTTCGCTCGGTTGCTGATTTTACCTATTTGTTTGATGGTCTATTGCAGCAGTAATTTACAAGCTAACGCCGCCACGATAGACCCTTATATAGTTAGATACTTACATATCACTGAACCAATCACTCTGGATGTTGACGAACAAGGTAATCAGCGTTTATTCTCACCCCAAGAATTATCTTTAGGTAAAAAACTTTTCGAGAGTAACTGTATCAATTGCCATGTTGGTGGTGCGACCTTGCCAGATCCTCAAGTATCTCTATCTCTGGAAAAACTCCAGGCGGCTAGTCCTCGTCGAGATTTGCTTGATAATCTGGTAGCTTTCATGCGCCAACCCATGACCTACGACGGTACTCAAGAAACCTATTGGTGTCGTCAATTGTCTCCCAGTTCCGTATCACAACAACAAGTGGAAAGTTTAGCTGCTTTCGTGCTGACAGCCGCACAAAAAGCTCCAGGGTGGGGTACAGACAGTTTTTAA
- the psbV gene encoding photosystem II cytochrome c-550, which produces MFRRLIGVVVATFLLTFGLIVGSATAVELDEATRTLPLNADGETITLSLKQVKEGKRLFQYACAQCHAGGVTKTNQNVGLEPEALALATPNRNNIEGLVDYMKNPTTYDGEEEISELHPSIKSADIFTEMRNLTDDDLKAIAGHILLQPKILGDKWGGGKIYY; this is translated from the coding sequence ATGTTTAGAAGACTTATTGGCGTTGTTGTGGCTACCTTTTTACTGACTTTTGGGTTGATTGTTGGTAGCGCAACGGCTGTGGAACTGGACGAAGCTACCCGGACATTACCACTAAATGCTGATGGTGAAACTATCACTCTCAGCCTTAAACAAGTAAAAGAAGGCAAACGTTTATTTCAATACGCTTGCGCTCAATGTCATGCTGGTGGTGTTACCAAAACTAACCAGAACGTGGGACTTGAACCAGAAGCTCTGGCATTAGCTACACCCAACCGTAACAATATTGAAGGTTTGGTGGACTATATGAAGAATCCCACTACCTATGACGGTGAAGAGGAAATTTCCGAATTACACCCCAGCATCAAGAGTGCAGATATTTTTACAGAGATGAGAAATCTGACCGATGATGACCTAAAAGCGATCGCTGGTCATATTCTCCTACAGCCAAAAATTCTTGGCGACAAGTGGGGCGGCGGTAAAATCTACTACTAA
- the petJ gene encoding cytochrome c6 PetJ: MRIILLILLLAIAIFKLIFTNPALAAELPTGAKIFDNNCASCHIGGGNILIAEKTLKKEALSKYLENYDTSSIQAIIHQVQYGKNAMPAFKDKLTNEEILEVAAYVFQKAEQDWPTPEKEG; encoded by the coding sequence TTGAGAATAATTTTATTAATATTACTGTTGGCGATCGCTATATTTAAACTTATATTCACTAATCCAGCTTTAGCCGCCGAACTTCCCACAGGAGCAAAAATTTTTGATAACAACTGTGCTTCCTGCCATATAGGTGGCGGAAACATCCTTATAGCTGAAAAAACCCTCAAAAAAGAAGCATTATCAAAGTACCTAGAGAACTATGATACAAGTTCCATCCAGGCCATTATCCACCAGGTACAATACGGCAAAAATGCCATGCCTGCTTTTAAAGACAAGCTAACCAACGAAGAAATTCTAGAAGTTGCAGCCTACGTTTTTCAAAAAGCAGAGCAAGATTGGCCTACCCCTGAGAAAGAGGGGTAG
- a CDS encoding cytochrome b N-terminal domain-containing protein yields the protein MQTTQFDRILRRIATVLSVVILSLCLIYISTGILLSFYYEPTAGGAYRSLRMIDNEVAYGWLFHRAHDISGNFMIAIALVQIVVMFLGRQFRNSWLTAWISGIFFTLSAIGLDWTAMILDWTQEGYWRFNIELGNIEAIPLVGTLLREIITGGGAISSLTVLHLYTLHNYLISIAAVIFAVVHLAALLWQERQMYAEVTEEPIQLREASLVES from the coding sequence ATGCAAACCACCCAGTTTGATAGGATTTTGCGGCGAATCGCCACGGTATTATCGGTTGTAATTCTTTCCCTGTGTCTGATTTATATATCTACAGGAATCTTATTATCGTTTTATTACGAACCAACAGCAGGCGGGGCGTATAGATCACTGAGAATGATCGATAACGAAGTAGCCTATGGTTGGTTGTTCCATCGGGCGCATGATATTTCTGGTAATTTCATGATTGCGATCGCTTTAGTGCAGATTGTCGTCATGTTCTTAGGACGGCAATTCCGTAACAGTTGGCTAACTGCTTGGATAAGTGGAATTTTCTTCACCTTGAGCGCGATCGGTCTAGATTGGACGGCGATGATTTTAGACTGGACTCAAGAAGGATATTGGCGGTTTAATATCGAATTGGGCAATATCGAAGCGATTCCCCTTGTTGGTACACTCTTGAGAGAAATCATTACAGGCGGTGGGGCTATTAGCAGTCTGACAGTTCTGCACCTCTACACACTGCACAATTATCTAATTTCCATTGCAGCCGTAATTTTTGCCGTGGTACATTTAGCGGCTTTATTGTGGCAAGAACGGCAAATGTATGCAGAAGTAACAGAAGAACCCATTCAACTGAGAGAAGCATCGCTAGTAGAAAGTTGA
- a CDS encoding class I SAM-dependent methyltransferase, protein MSEVTVKEIESNSFPKGDYVSPGFFTVQPDLCFPNMVLGNRYDSSWLYLRRNIPHNLYVDKRLSYVGFVSRDEAHILYNTALKFSGKKALEIGCWMGWSACHLALGGVELDVIDPMLSEPLFNESVTDSLQRAGVKDSVNLIPGYSPQTVEEIANNLQRKWSLIFIDGHHEAPAPLNDTIICEQLAEDDALILFHDLSSPDVGQGLDYLRAKGWQTMVYQTMQIMGVAWRGNVEPVIHQPDHTINWHLPPHLQSYTVSGTVQSKKTDKFTAVLKAVQPYTLFSEAQLFSMYSQAQQVYDYIFWLPKILKQNFSNKKTFHS, encoded by the coding sequence ATGAGCGAAGTAACGGTTAAAGAGATTGAATCTAATTCATTTCCCAAGGGAGATTATGTTTCACCAGGATTTTTTACTGTGCAACCAGATTTATGTTTTCCGAATATGGTTTTAGGAAATAGATATGATTCTTCTTGGCTTTACTTGCGGCGAAATATTCCTCATAATTTGTATGTAGATAAACGACTATCTTATGTTGGGTTCGTCAGCCGAGATGAAGCTCATATTCTCTACAACACAGCTTTAAAATTTTCTGGTAAAAAAGCTCTAGAAATAGGTTGTTGGATGGGTTGGTCTGCTTGTCATTTAGCTCTAGGAGGGGTAGAGCTAGATGTTATCGACCCTATGTTATCTGAACCATTATTTAACGAAAGTGTTACAGATTCATTACAGCGTGCGGGAGTAAAAGATTCAGTGAATCTTATTCCTGGATATAGCCCTCAAACTGTAGAAGAAATAGCTAATAATTTACAACGTAAATGGTCATTAATATTTATAGATGGTCATCACGAAGCACCAGCACCGCTCAATGATACGATTATTTGTGAACAACTCGCAGAAGACGATGCGCTAATTTTATTTCATGATTTAAGTTCGCCTGATGTTGGTCAAGGATTGGACTATTTGAGAGCTAAAGGTTGGCAGACAATGGTTTATCAAACTATGCAGATTATGGGTGTTGCATGGCGGGGAAATGTTGAGCCTGTAATACATCAACCAGATCATACAATTAACTGGCACTTGCCTCCACACTTACAGTCTTATACTGTGAGTGGTACAGTTCAATCTAAAAAAACAGATAAATTTACAGCAGTTCTCAAAGCAGTTCAACCATATACTTTATTCAGTGAAGCACAACTATTCTCAATGTATAGCCAAGCACAACAAGTATATGATTATATTTTTTGGCTACCAAAAATCTTAAAACAGAATTTCTCCAATAAGAAAACTTTTCATAGTTAA
- a CDS encoding tetratricopeptide repeat protein — MDAEAALAWLDTIIPAQTGERLSDLQKVILQQVWLGRKYLDIAHAYGCTEGHAKDVGSQLWKLLSEVLREKITKNNCRATLERILRKTTAISVLIDYPKLAQSFPSKPEDSNFLGREDAIAHLNTLVNQGSKVIVIQGEGGLGKTTLAQQYLHQGFELVLELLMAKETQNITSAERVVEEWLKQDFGEEPGVEFGVTLGRLKRQLHNRRIGVLIDNLEPALDQQGKIILSHRSYVELLRVLADARVQSVTLITSRDRLCEPGLNVHHYRLPGLDQKAWLRYFSDRGVTINLSALQQIHRTYGGNAKAMGILCGAMQEDFGGDMSLYWQENHADPLAATDLKNLAVSQINRLQTLDPQAYGLLCRLGCYRYQDIATIPSSALLCLLWDVPPAEHRQVIASLKNRSLVECYQGEYWLHPVIRAEAIARLRNSDEWEIANHKAAEFWTASVPKIATFKDALQALEAYYHYIEIHEFELAGKVILKSRHNQWQQFLPLGSTLYRMGLIQPILTAINQVVNNIEQDQNIIELYNILGDLYWITGDIGQAIACQERTITQATQALKSLVPQPENKHKVYYLRMLEVDSLLSIGLYKIDLWELETATKLFQEVIYLAQNTDHHRWSEKASVCLALTNSYLGFCDASYTLADIAYQNIQNEKLVKSGSFAYFIQILGQTYVNLGDFTKAKEMFQQALSFAEESHYMQVKAKTLNGLAEIMRQQANYQLALYHQTQAIDLLDKIGAKCDLAEAYFQLGLTYEKLGNNNQGQRYFQQAIHLFTEIKAPRQVVKISIAIERLSKN; from the coding sequence ATGGACGCTGAAGCAGCATTAGCATGGTTAGATACCATAATTCCTGCTCAGACCGGGGAACGGTTGAGCGATTTGCAAAAAGTTATTCTTCAGCAGGTTTGGTTGGGTAGAAAATACTTGGATATTGCCCATGCTTATGGTTGTACGGAAGGACACGCTAAGGATGTTGGGTCACAGTTATGGAAGTTGCTGTCTGAGGTACTGCGGGAGAAAATTACTAAAAATAATTGTCGAGCCACTTTAGAACGGATTCTCAGGAAAACTACGGCTATTTCAGTCCTGATTGATTACCCAAAATTGGCTCAATCTTTCCCTAGCAAACCAGAGGATAGCAATTTTTTGGGTAGAGAAGATGCGATCGCACACCTGAATACGTTAGTAAATCAAGGGTCGAAGGTGATTGTTATCCAAGGTGAGGGGGGTTTAGGTAAAACTACTCTGGCGCAGCAATATCTTCATCAAGGTTTTGAATTAGTTTTAGAACTGTTGATGGCGAAGGAAACCCAGAACATCACCTCGGCGGAACGGGTAGTAGAGGAATGGCTAAAACAAGACTTTGGTGAAGAACCAGGGGTAGAGTTTGGGGTAACATTGGGAAGACTCAAGCGCCAACTACATAATCGGCGGATTGGGGTATTAATTGACAATCTTGAACCAGCTTTAGACCAACAAGGAAAGATAATTCTGTCACACCGCAGTTATGTAGAATTGTTGCGGGTTTTGGCTGATGCGAGGGTGCAATCTGTAACGCTAATTACCAGCCGCGATCGCTTGTGTGAACCTGGGTTAAATGTACATCATTATCGGCTGCCGGGTTTGGATCAAAAGGCATGGCTGAGGTATTTTAGCGATCGTGGGGTCACTATCAATTTATCTGCACTGCAACAGATACATCGTACCTACGGCGGTAATGCCAAGGCAATGGGTATTCTCTGCGGTGCGATGCAAGAGGACTTTGGCGGTGATATGTCGTTATATTGGCAAGAAAATCACGCTGATCCTTTAGCCGCAACGGATTTAAAAAATTTAGCAGTCAGTCAAATTAACCGACTGCAAACCCTTGACCCACAAGCTTATGGCCTGCTTTGTCGTTTGGGTTGCTATCGTTATCAAGATATAGCCACTATCCCTTCGTCTGCACTGCTTTGTTTATTGTGGGATGTTCCGCCTGCTGAACATCGTCAAGTTATCGCTTCCCTGAAAAACCGCTCTTTGGTAGAGTGCTATCAAGGCGAATATTGGCTGCATCCAGTGATTCGTGCTGAGGCGATCGCTCGTTTACGCAATAGTGATGAGTGGGAAATTGCTAACCATAAAGCAGCAGAGTTCTGGACAGCTAGTGTTCCTAAAATTGCAACATTTAAAGATGCTTTGCAAGCTTTAGAAGCATATTATCACTATATAGAAATTCATGAATTTGAGTTAGCGGGTAAGGTTATTCTCAAAAGTCGTCATAATCAATGGCAACAGTTTTTACCCCTTGGGAGTACATTGTATCGTATGGGGTTAATTCAGCCAATTCTCACTGCGATTAATCAAGTTGTTAATAATATTGAGCAAGACCAAAACATTATCGAATTATATAATATTTTGGGTGATTTGTATTGGATAACTGGGGATATTGGTCAGGCGATCGCTTGCCAAGAAAGGACTATTACTCAGGCAACCCAGGCACTTAAATCACTCGTACCTCAGCCAGAGAATAAACATAAAGTCTATTATCTCAGAATGTTAGAGGTAGATTCACTTCTAAGTATTGGTTTGTACAAAATAGATTTGTGGGAACTAGAAACAGCTACAAAGTTATTTCAAGAAGTAATTTATCTGGCACAAAATACAGACCATCATCGCTGGTCAGAAAAAGCTTCTGTATGTTTAGCTTTAACAAATTCATACTTAGGTTTCTGTGACGCTTCCTATACGTTGGCAGATATAGCATATCAAAATATTCAAAACGAGAAACTAGTCAAAAGTGGCAGCTTTGCCTATTTCATCCAAATATTAGGTCAAACTTATGTCAACTTGGGAGATTTCACTAAGGCAAAAGAAATGTTTCAACAAGCTTTGTCCTTTGCTGAGGAGAGTCATTATATGCAGGTTAAAGCTAAAACATTGAATGGTTTAGCAGAAATCATGCGTCAACAAGCAAATTATCAATTAGCTCTATATCATCAGACACAGGCAATAGATTTATTAGATAAAATAGGTGCTAAATGTGACTTAGCAGAAGCTTATTTCCAGTTAGGCTTGACTTATGAGAAGCTAGGAAATAATAATCAAGGTCAAAGATATTTTCAGCAAGCAATTCATTTATTTACAGAAATAAAAGCTCCAAGGCAAGTTGTCAAAATTTCTATAGCTATTGAGAGACTAAGTAAAAATTAA